The genomic region GTCAAGTCCTCCAGCCTCGGACTGGCCGCTCCTGGAGGAGTCGTTCAGATCACTGCTGATGGCTTTGTCCGATCAGCTGCCGGCTCAGCTTGGCTCCGCCGCAGTGGGGTTCAATGTCACGAACCGGGCAGACGGGGATCGAGTCCTGGCTGTCCTGTGCAACCCGCATGATGAGCTGATGGCACTAATCGACGGAACTGACTCGCCAGACCAGTGGAGCCCAGGTCACACCGAGTACGAAGCTGCCATTCTGAGCCGCGGCTGGCACGCCGAGGTTCCGTTCCGGTGGTGGGAGGCGACCTTCCCTCGCGGGATGGAGGGGGCCACAGACCTGGCCGCCCTCATCGTCCGCGAGCTGCGACACCGCGGTGCTCGGGGCCCCGCCGATCTCGACCTATCGGAGCTCACCGTGGACGAGACGCTCGAAACAGGTGGTATAGGGGCGGATCTAGGCAAGCTGCTCCTGCCGGGTTTGGGCGTCAACCCGCCGAGCAACCCCAGCCCCGCGCGCCCCAGCCCTTCGTTCGATATGTAGCCCAGCGCTCACCTCTTGCGGGCCGATGAGCCGCGCAAAGCTGACGCTTAGTCATTTACCGCTAAACAGCGGCGCAGTTGTTCACACCCTCTCGAATACATGCCCTGCGGCTCCACGCCACTAACACTGGCAGCCTGGGTGACGCTCTCTCACATACGTTTGACAGGCAGGGCTTTCCGGCGATTGCGGACAACACCCTCTCAAGGCGTAAAGCTATTCGACGCCTTGCGATCCACAGTCTTGGGCCACCCCTCCAACAGGAATCCACAAGCTTCGAATCTATTGACTTGAAGGCTCAGAAGGGAAGTCACCTATCCCGACATTCGGGCCATCGCGCCCACCGGCTCGGTATTCTGTGAGTCGGGCCACACCGGCAGTGTCGCGCTCTGCCCATTACGTGGCGCAGGCGAGATCACTTCGCGACACTCGGCGCTTCTAAATACCCCACTCCGAATCAGAGTTGCGCACACGAAGTGGTGGCCAACCGCATCCAGCCAAATGACCAGCAGGGCATGCACCCGACAAATCACTGTCTGGCGGCAAGCATAAGGTCATCACTCGGAGAGGCTCGCTTCCCCGGCATAACCTCTCTCGCTCACAGGAAGGCGCCACTCGCGCCGGACTGACATGCGCAGCAAAAGTGGCAACCAGGAAGGGACGGCAATGCTTTCGTCGCGTTCGCTGTTTTCGGGCAGCGAGATGCGCAAGTTGCGGCGGCGGTGCGAAGCAAAGCTGCGCGACTTGCCGCTCCCGAGTGACGCCCCCGACGTGAGTGCCCTGGTGGCCCCCATGGAAGCCGTCAGTGGCCGCACGATCCGCCTCGTACAGGTGGACGACATGGCATCTGATCGCCGTACTGCGTGCGGGCTGCGAGTCCGGGGGCGAGGTACCACGTACATACTTTTCCGGCGGCGCCCAACTCCGCATCAGACAGAACATACGATTTTGCACGAACTGGCCCACGAGTGGCTCGACCACCGCTCTAGCATCTCTCCCCGAGAGGCGCTTCTCAGCGTCCCTGAACCCGTCTGGGAGCGCATCGTCACCGACCTTGGGCCGGACCTCGTGGTCCAGGCCAGGGCACGCTTCGGCTCGGTGGAGGAGAGGGAGGCCGAGCTGTCTGCCACTCTCATCAAGATCAAGCTCCAGCGGCAGGCAGGAACCGGCGAGGATCCGATGAGCCTCCTGGATTCCAGCCTCTCCCATCCCGTGGCGCCGCCGCTCTACACCGGGAAGTTCTGAGGCCGACCGATGCTCGACATCTGCACCTACATCGGATCCACCGTCATGACGGTGATGGCCTTGTGGCGGTTGCCGGCGCTTCGCTATGACGACCCGGAGAGGCGGGCCCTCTGGGCGTGCGCGTCTGGGTTCGCCGCCGCGCTGTGGTGTCGTGTACCTGCGGTCAAGAGCGCTCTGGACTCCCCGATAACCGACCTGTATGTGCTGGTGAAGTACCTCACCTCGATAATCGCCATCCTCGCCGTTCTGCGGTACATCACGGCCATCTACGGCAAGGCGCGAGGGCCGGCAGGCAATCCGCGCTACGTGGAGACGTCCCGTCGCGTCAACCGCATCGCGCACGGCTGCGCACTCAGCGCTGTCGGCGCGATGGTCATCCTCTTCTTCACCGCGGTGGACCGAAGCCGCCCAAGCACCGAGTTCGCGACCGACCACGCGGGGCAATGGGGCGCGGCCACCTTCATCAGCATCCTGTATGTGTACTTGGCGTCGGCCGCGGCAACCTGCATGTTCCAGTGGGGCCGCGCCGCTCGTCGCGCTGAGACTAGGCTTCTGCGCTCAGGACTCGCGCTGATGGCCCTCGCAATGGCGCTGTACACGCTCTACTCGCTGTTCCGGATCGTCACAGTCTGGGCCCCGACGAACGCCAGTGCCCCGACCATGCGAATCGTCGCCGATACCAGCAATCTCACGGTTGGTCTCCTGTGGGCCGCGGGAGCAAGCATCCCTTCCGCAAAGGCCCTTTCGGCGCGCTGGACGGCCTGGAGGGCGCTGCACGAGTTGTACCCGTTGCGGCGCGACTTGATGAGCGCCTTCCCTGACATCCCGTTCCAGCCATCCGCGAGCCGTCTGCGGGAGTGGACCAGGACTTCACCGTCGCTCGATGTCAGGCTCGATCAGTGGACGCAAGACATCGGGGACGCAGTGGAGCAGCTGCGGCATTACGCCACTCCGTCCCTGTTGCACGTAGCGGAAGACGCGACCGCCGCGCACGCGGACCCGGAGCCGGCAGCGGAGGCGTACTGGATCAAGGCAGCCTTGCGTAACGCGCGCTCCGGCCTGCGTTCCCGGTTGCCGGTGAGAGGACTCCGGGACAAACCGCTCTCAGATATCCATGCCGAGGCGCACTGGCTCGCTCGCGTGCAGGCCGTCTACGCGACCATCTCGGACAGGCAACTCGAGGCTCTGCTCGCCCGGGCAGCCGGGGAGCCCGACGCGCACCACCTCAGCGACCAAGCTGCGCGTTAAACGCACGCGGTACTGGATCCGACGGGCATCGGTCAGCGCTCACCCTCATCGTCAGCGAGCAACTTGTTGAGGACGGCCAGGAAGGCTGGGGAGATGCCGCCCT from Streptomyces sp. QL37 harbors:
- a CDS encoding MAB_1171c family putative transporter — protein: MLDICTYIGSTVMTVMALWRLPALRYDDPERRALWACASGFAAALWCRVPAVKSALDSPITDLYVLVKYLTSIIAILAVLRYITAIYGKARGPAGNPRYVETSRRVNRIAHGCALSAVGAMVILFFTAVDRSRPSTEFATDHAGQWGAATFISILYVYLASAAATCMFQWGRAARRAETRLLRSGLALMALAMALYTLYSLFRIVTVWAPTNASAPTMRIVADTSNLTVGLLWAAGASIPSAKALSARWTAWRALHELYPLRRDLMSAFPDIPFQPSASRLREWTRTSPSLDVRLDQWTQDIGDAVEQLRHYATPSLLHVAEDATAAHADPEPAAEAYWIKAALRNARSGLRSRLPVRGLRDKPLSDIHAEAHWLARVQAVYATISDRQLEALLARAAGEPDAHHLSDQAAR